One part of the Lapillicoccus jejuensis genome encodes these proteins:
- a CDS encoding VWA domain-containing protein, with the protein MAEPDDQEARRRWRLVLGEEAGRGGLGGVSGEDARMDRALAALYDRDGGAAGPGGPGAPGRVVGAAGAAAGRRTAGLGPSAPSVATWLRDIRRYFPSTVVQVMQRDAVERVGLRALLLEPELLETLQPDVHLAATLVALGRAIPETSRQTARQVVAEVVRQVEERIADRTRAAVTGALDRSTRARRPRLRDVDWDRTIRANLRHWLPEQRTIVPERLVGHGRRARSVERDVVLAIDQSGSMATSVVYSAIFGAVIGSIRAVRTSLVLFDTEVVDLTDRLSDPVDVLFGTQLGGGTDIDRAVAYCQGLVTRPADTLFVLISDLYEGGVRDSLLARVTRMLDDGIQVVVLLALSDDGAPAFDRELAGDLAELGVPAFACTPDAFPDLLAVALSRQDVGAWAARYTAPAVEQ; encoded by the coding sequence GTGGCTGAGCCCGACGACCAGGAGGCCCGGCGGCGCTGGCGCCTCGTCCTCGGCGAGGAGGCCGGCCGGGGCGGGCTGGGCGGCGTCTCCGGCGAGGACGCGCGGATGGACCGCGCCCTCGCCGCCCTCTACGACCGCGACGGCGGTGCGGCCGGGCCGGGCGGGCCGGGCGCTCCCGGGCGGGTGGTCGGCGCGGCCGGCGCGGCCGCGGGGCGCCGTACGGCGGGGTTGGGGCCGTCCGCACCGTCGGTCGCGACCTGGCTGCGCGACATCCGCCGCTACTTCCCCTCGACGGTCGTCCAGGTGATGCAGCGCGACGCCGTGGAGCGGGTGGGGCTGCGCGCGCTGCTGCTCGAGCCGGAGCTGCTGGAGACCCTGCAGCCGGACGTGCACCTGGCCGCGACCCTCGTCGCGCTCGGCCGGGCCATCCCCGAGACCTCCCGGCAGACCGCGCGGCAGGTCGTCGCCGAGGTGGTCCGGCAGGTCGAGGAGCGGATCGCCGACCGCACCCGCGCCGCGGTGACCGGCGCCCTCGACCGCTCCACCCGGGCCCGGCGGCCGCGGCTGCGCGACGTCGACTGGGACCGCACGATCCGGGCCAACCTCAGGCACTGGCTGCCCGAGCAGCGCACGATCGTGCCGGAGCGGCTCGTCGGCCACGGCCGACGAGCCCGGTCGGTCGAGCGCGACGTCGTCCTGGCCATCGACCAGTCCGGGTCGATGGCCACCTCGGTCGTCTACTCGGCGATCTTCGGCGCCGTCATCGGCTCGATCCGCGCCGTGCGCACCTCGCTCGTGCTCTTCGACACCGAGGTCGTCGACCTCACCGACCGGCTCTCCGACCCGGTCGACGTCCTCTTCGGCACCCAGCTCGGCGGCGGCACCGACATCGACCGCGCCGTCGCCTACTGCCAGGGCCTGGTCACCCGCCCCGCCGACACCCTGTTCGTGCTGATCTCGGACCTCTACGAGGGCGGCGTGCGCGACTCGCTGCTGGCCCGGGTCACCCGGATGCTCGACGACGGCATCCAGGTCGTCGTCCTGCTCGCCCTCTCCGACGACGGCGCGCCCGCCTTCGACCGGGAGCTCGCGGGGGACCTGGCCGAGCTGGGGGTGCCCGCCTTCGCCTGCACCCCGGACGCCTTCCCGGACCTGCTCGCGGTCGCGCTGTCCCGTCAGGACGTCGGCGCCTGGGCCGCCCGGTACACCGCCCCGGCCGTCGAACAGTAA
- a CDS encoding DUF5682 family protein: MTDEGTWVLGVRHHGPGSARAVLAELERVQPDAVLVEGPADADPLLPWVTHAGMQPPVALLAHVVGDADRSSFWPFAVFSPEWQALTWAVSRGVTVRFMDLPSTAVLAHRRRVEEDLAAEGDGEEGSSAPGAEDVMSGASVRGAALDVVLERTDPIALLARAAGYDDAERWWDDVVEHRGKGGGFEAITEAMAVLREDDDGGAHGGDGAGGAARRRTGAARQHEERREAHMRQVLRAVRKAGARRVVVVCGAWHAPALTGVLPPATRDAAVLRGMPKVRTALTWVPWTHSRLAFASGYGAGVESPGWYHHLFTCPDDRVVTRWLARVSARLRERDLPISSAHVIEAVRLAETVATMRGRPLAGLGEVTDATRAVLCQGDETLVELVTREVVVGERLGVVPDEAPSTPLDADLRATARRLRLALEPAPRDLVLDLRKDTDRARSHLLHRLLLLEVPWGAPQPVDGTGTFKEAWTLEWDPVLSVALAVASPWGTTVEVAATARASDLALDPGTPLAGIAGVLDRCLLADLPAAVPGVLDALRDRAALDSDVEHLMEALPALARAVRYGDVRGTDASALAEVTESLLARVRAGLPAAVTGLGDDAAAALRQRLDEVDRATTLMPATSRERWLASLTELARREDLHGLLAGRLVRLLHDARLLDDDTVARRLSQALSVGTTPADKAAWVDGLLAGTGTVLVHDDGLVTVLDGWLRRLVEDEFTTVLPLLRRTFGTFAATDKRALGTLLARLVRAGAGGPGAASGASSGGRLGGGGAGADVEWGPADRARAEPVVAAVARLLGVERG, encoded by the coding sequence GTGACCGACGAGGGCACCTGGGTCCTGGGGGTCCGGCACCACGGCCCCGGGTCGGCGCGCGCCGTCCTCGCCGAGCTCGAGCGGGTGCAGCCGGACGCCGTCCTCGTCGAGGGCCCCGCCGACGCGGACCCGTTGCTGCCGTGGGTGACCCACGCCGGGATGCAGCCTCCGGTCGCGCTGCTCGCGCACGTGGTCGGCGACGCCGACCGGTCCTCGTTCTGGCCGTTCGCGGTCTTCTCGCCCGAGTGGCAGGCCCTCACCTGGGCGGTCTCGCGCGGCGTCACGGTACGGTTCATGGACCTGCCCTCCACGGCGGTCCTCGCCCACCGCCGGCGGGTCGAGGAGGACCTTGCGGCAGAGGGTGACGGGGAAGAGGGTTCGTCGGCACCTGGTGCCGAGGACGTGATGTCGGGAGCGTCCGTCCGCGGCGCCGCGCTCGACGTCGTCCTCGAACGCACCGACCCGATCGCCCTGCTCGCCCGCGCCGCCGGGTACGACGACGCCGAGCGCTGGTGGGACGACGTCGTCGAGCACCGCGGCAAGGGCGGCGGGTTCGAGGCGATCACCGAGGCGATGGCGGTCCTGCGCGAGGACGACGACGGGGGCGCGCACGGCGGGGACGGCGCGGGCGGGGCGGCGCGGCGTCGTACGGGCGCGGCGCGGCAGCACGAGGAGCGGCGCGAGGCGCACATGCGCCAGGTGCTGCGCGCGGTCCGCAAGGCCGGGGCGCGCCGCGTCGTCGTCGTGTGCGGGGCCTGGCACGCGCCCGCCCTGACCGGGGTCCTGCCGCCGGCGACGCGCGACGCCGCCGTGCTGCGCGGGATGCCGAAGGTGCGCACGGCGCTGACCTGGGTGCCGTGGACGCACTCGCGGCTGGCCTTCGCCTCCGGGTACGGCGCCGGCGTCGAGTCACCGGGGTGGTACCACCACCTCTTCACCTGCCCCGACGACCGGGTCGTCACCCGGTGGCTGGCGCGGGTGTCGGCCCGGCTGCGCGAGCGCGACCTGCCCATCTCCTCGGCGCACGTCATCGAGGCGGTCCGGCTGGCCGAGACGGTCGCGACGATGCGCGGCCGCCCGCTCGCGGGCCTCGGCGAGGTCACCGACGCCACCCGCGCCGTCCTCTGCCAGGGCGACGAGACGCTCGTCGAGCTCGTCACCCGCGAGGTCGTCGTCGGCGAGCGGCTCGGCGTCGTGCCCGACGAGGCCCCGAGCACCCCGCTGGACGCCGACCTGCGCGCGACGGCGCGCCGGCTGCGGCTCGCCCTCGAGCCCGCCCCGCGCGACCTCGTCCTCGACCTGCGCAAGGACACCGACCGGGCCCGCTCGCACCTGCTGCACCGGTTGCTGCTGCTCGAGGTGCCCTGGGGCGCACCGCAGCCGGTCGACGGGACGGGGACGTTCAAGGAGGCGTGGACGCTCGAGTGGGACCCCGTGCTGTCCGTCGCGCTCGCCGTCGCCAGTCCGTGGGGCACCACCGTCGAGGTGGCCGCCACGGCCCGCGCGAGCGACCTCGCGCTCGACCCGGGCACCCCGCTCGCCGGCATCGCCGGCGTCCTCGACCGGTGCCTGCTGGCCGACCTGCCCGCCGCGGTGCCCGGCGTCCTCGACGCCCTGCGCGACCGGGCCGCCCTCGACAGCGACGTCGAGCACCTCATGGAGGCGCTGCCCGCGCTCGCCCGCGCGGTCCGGTACGGCGACGTCCGCGGCACCGACGCGTCCGCGCTCGCCGAGGTCACCGAGTCGCTGCTGGCCCGGGTGCGCGCCGGCCTGCCCGCCGCCGTGACCGGGCTCGGTGACGACGCGGCCGCGGCGCTGCGCCAGCGGCTCGACGAGGTCGACCGGGCCACGACCCTCATGCCGGCGACCAGCCGCGAGCGCTGGCTGGCCTCGCTCACGGAGCTGGCCCGCCGCGAGGACCTGCACGGCCTGCTCGCCGGGCGGCTGGTCCGGCTGCTGCACGACGCCCGGCTGCTCGACGACGACACCGTGGCCCGTCGCCTCTCGCAGGCGCTGTCGGTCGGCACCACCCCGGCCGACAAGGCGGCCTGGGTCGACGGGCTGCTGGCCGGGACCGGCACCGTGCTCGTCCACGACGACGGGCTGGTCACGGTCCTCGACGGGTGGCTGCGCCGGCTGGTCGAGGACGAGTTCACGACGGTGCTGCCGCTGCTGCGGCGGACCTTCGGCACCTTCGCCGCGACCGACAAGCGGGCGCTCGGCACGCTGCTCGCCCGGCTCGTGCGGGCCGGGGCGGGCGGCCCGGGTGCGGCGTCGGGGGCGTCGTCCGGTGGTCGGCTCGGCGGCGGGGGTGCCGGGGCCGACGTGGAGTGGGGCCCGGCCGACCGGGCCCGCGCCGAGCCGGTCGTCGCCGCCGTCGCGCGGCTGCTGGGGGTGGAGCGTGGCTGA